From Paraburkholderia hayleyella, a single genomic window includes:
- a CDS encoding GlsB/YeaQ/YmgE family stress response membrane protein: protein MEHSIIAWLIIGAIAGWLAGVLVKGGGFGLIVDIIVGIVGAFIGGWLAGVLGITLGGGWIGTIITAVIGAVILLFILRLFKRGSSS, encoded by the coding sequence ATGGAACATAGCATCATTGCCTGGCTCATCATCGGCGCAATCGCTGGCTGGCTAGCAGGTGTACTTGTCAAGGGCGGCGGATTCGGTTTGATAGTCGATATCATTGTCGGGATCGTCGGCGCTTTCATTGGCGGCTGGCTGGCGGGCGTCCTCGGCATCACGCTGGGCGGTGGCTGGATTGGCACCATCATTACCGCAGTCATCGGCGCGGTCATCCTGCTTTTTATCCTGCGGCTTTTCAAACGCGGTAGCAGCAGTTAA